TCTCTCAACGGAAGAAGGGGGCCAAATCCGGACTAGTTTCCATTTTTGTTCTTAACTTACTATTTTATTCATGTCAGTGTCTGCGGATTCCTTTTATCTCTTCGGAATCAAATTAAGCAAACTCCAACAAATAGCATGCATGATACTATCGATACAGAAGATGACATACTGTCCATACAAAAAATTGTCGAATGCGGTCGCTAGTTAGAAACTCAATTGACCTGATTCTACGAATGCAATTCATTCTCATCATTATAAAAAAAGACCAACGTATACCAATATCGTTTCCTTAAAAAATAACACAACTTTTCATATTATGTGCTCCGTGGAAAGTGTTAATCTTGCCCGCGACAATACCTCGAATAACAGAAAAAGATCAGATAAAATCTCATGactgaaaataattaaattttcagAACCAGAAGCTAAAACTAAGCACTTTGATGGCTTTCAGGTCTCGTGCGATCACTTCCTCCGTCTCTAACATTGCTTACTCTCACAGCCAACGGTGTCCTCACGTGATGATAGCCGTCGGACCACATGATCTCGCCGAAATCATACCGATCCTCCGATTGTTTGATTGGTGTGACGGTCACGTAGTATGTCATCTTCTCCTTGTGTGGAGTGAAGATTAACACCCCTGGCCATACAAAAGCATGCACCCCTTGAGGATTTTTCACACTAGCAAAGTAGAAGGCATTTTTTTGGCCAACATTCCTCAATGTTCTTTTAACTGTTATCGAAGAGCGAAGATTCGATATCGTAATGGCTGGATAGTTTAAGTCTAGATCTGAATAATTTCCACTGCAGCTCGTGTCGATGCTTGGAGATGGAAGAACCATTCTCTTTATTTGAGATTCTGTGTAGCCAAGGCTACAAAGAAATATAACATAGTCTTCGGTTTCAATGTCGTACACAAGTCCGGGATCCATCGCGGCCACTGGATTTACGTGTCCAGCACCGATGTCGAAGGGATCGACCGGTTTCAGTGTCCCCCCCGCCAAAATAGTATCATAGGTTGTGTCGGTCATGTAAGCTGCACATTGATAAGTGGTCAAATTAGATGAAGGTGATAATTTATGGCCTTTTCCTTGTTTATTCCAAAGGCAGAAAAACTCTAGTTCATCTGGTGAATAtagatttttcacttttaattttttccttgtaatagtttttttttttttttcttgtaacgTAACATTTGGTTTAGAGGAAGAGGGATATAGATTGCCAGTTTTATGTTTTACCTGTTGTCATGAGAGCAGACCTGATGGCTGCAGGGGACCAGCAGGGATGAGCTGACTTGATCAGCGCGACAATGCCCGAAACGTGAGGGCACGACATGGATGTTCCTGATTCGAAGTTCCAATTGACAGATCGTCGATCGAACGGTAGCATAGTTGGCGAAGATAGTGGCGGCCATGCTGCCAAAATGTTAACGCCGGGAGCAGCAATATCTGGCTGTAACAAGATCCAAGTGGATTAGAAAaccaattaattatatatgcAGCTACGTACCTACTGTAAATTTATTTAGCTTTTGGATTTAATTAAAATGGATGTGAAAAGTACGTTTCagactaaatatatatatatattaattacctTGAGGATGTTAGGAGATATAGAACTTGGTCCTCTGGAGGAGAAATATGCAACAGAAGGTGCTGGTGAGCTGCCAATACTCGTCCTGCTTAGCGAAATAAGTACTGTGGCATTCCTTCAAGTTCCATAATCCTTGTGTTAGACAATAATAATGCATCCTTTTTATTATCTGTTGACTAATGAGATTCGTTGTATGGAATTCGGAAAGTTCCACAACCGAATGGTTCGAGCTCGGTATTGTAGCTCGAATAGACTGGGGCCAAACTCAAATGAAAacaatttaaacataaaaattgtTTTCCACGTAAAAGGTCGTGCCATTGCAATTGTGGAGAATGTAAGCATGGTCACTTACCCGGCGGATTGAATGTAGTCGAGGATCTGGGTGCCTTGGTGGAGGTCGACGTGGACGGTCGGGAGGAAGTCGTCTTGAATTGTTAGCTTGGTAATGGTCTCCGAGAAGATCATGGCTGATCCATTGGCTGCCAAGACTGCCAGCGCTGCAACCGTACTTGATACCTGCCCTAGGGAAGAGAAGCACAGAACTATTTTCCCTGTGGCTGACCTTCGGGGGCTTGAGTCGAAGGAACATGACCTTCATTAAGTTTAAACACGAGCATGGTAAATTTAGCTAGTCATAAGATCCATCACAAGGCAACCTAGCTATATAGGTCCTGATTGGCTCGACTTATGCTATATATGGCAGAAAGCTGGAATGCTGGGCGGAACGTAGAACTCGAGAAATTCTGCCTTCTGCCTAGCATTCCGATCGAACAGTGCTTTTGCTCACTGCATTCTAGCACTTTTTGCAAT
Above is a genomic segment from Ananas comosus cultivar F153 linkage group 15, ASM154086v1, whole genome shotgun sequence containing:
- the LOC109721191 gene encoding subtilisin-like protease SBT3.18, with the protein product MTASSKLLWVLFFSLSFHSIPTTPTPHVYIVYLGHSHGHDPLLTTKSHVQILCNVFSEESQAREALVYSYKHSFSGFAALLNSTQATTLSNMEGVISVFRSKVLQLHTTRSWDFMGLALDTGEATPLQLKYGDDVVVGIFDTGIWPESASFRNDSGLGPVPARWRGACVKGERFDPAAACNRKLVGARYYVAGFEREFGPLNATGSGEYRSARDRVGHGTHTASTAAGSVARGAGYLGGLGGGVARGGAPRARVAAYKVCWFVQLQGRCTEADIMAAFDDALRDGVGVISLSLGSSPPLTPLFATSTDVGAFHAAQMGVAVVFSAGNDGPDAALVQNVSPWATCVAAGTIDRAFPTPITLGNTVSFVGQGFIVKEMKMNLIDGGQIFDDGSCSFDSSPRRSATGKIVLCFSSLGQVSSTVAALAVLAANGSAMIFSETITKLTIQDDFLPTVHVDLHQGTQILDYIQSAGNATVLISLSRTSIGSSPAPSVAYFSSRGPSSISPNILKPDIAAPGVNILAAWPPLSSPTMLPFDRRSVNWNFESGTSMSCPHVSGIVALIKSAHPCWSPAAIRSALMTTAYMTDTTYDTILAGGTLKPVDPFDIGAGHVNPVAAMDPGLVYDIETEDYVIFLCSLGYTESQIKRMVLPSPSIDTSCSGNYSDLDLNYPAITISNLRSSITVKRTLRNVGQKNAFYFASVKNPQGVHAFVWPGVLIFTPHKEKMTYYVTVTPIKQSEDRYDFGEIMWSDGYHHVRTPLAVRVSNVRDGGSDRTRPESHQSA